The following are from one region of the Macrobrachium nipponense isolate FS-2020 chromosome 21, ASM1510439v2, whole genome shotgun sequence genome:
- the LOC135197479 gene encoding uncharacterized protein LOC135197479: protein MGRKGLPVLCVESLFTNVPVDETIGIILEKVYRNPDKQPPNIPEESHKTLLVICTKRAPFTTHRGQTFRQKDGVAMGSPLDVLFANFYMGTVEEQVFSQHRCPRTYARYIDDIFVQADSKEEVEALRQQFLRNSALNFTIEFSSEDRLTFLDVLITKTTPKTTTTFYTKSTNLGLSLNGESESPARFKTTTVRAFVRRALTHCSAWQDTHAELDRASQMMINNGYSNKLINREIRTALNKWYMEDGENKENPPSEDICIFYKSFMHHGYKEEERCLKKILEENVTPVEEGKRVSLIIY, encoded by the coding sequence atggggcgTAAGGGGTTACCTGTCTTGTGCGtggagtccctgtttaccaaTGTCCCCGTCGATGAAACAATAGGCATCATTTTGGAAAAGGTCTACAGGAACCCTGACAAGCAACCTCCGAACATCCCGGAAGAATCGCATAAGACACTCCTAgtcatctgtacgaagagagcccccttcaccacccacagaggacagaCGTTTCGTCAGaaagacggcgtggcaatgggatccccttTGGACGTCCTCTTTGCCAACTTTTACATGGGTACCGTTGAAGAGCAGGTTTTTTCGCAGCACCGATGTCCCCGGACGTATGCCAGATACATCGATGACATATTTGTTCAAGCTGACTccaaggaagaggttgaagcccttcgccagcagttcctgcgcaacagcgcccttaatttcacaattgaattcagcaGCGAAGACCGGCTCaccttcctcgacgtcctaatTACAAAGACTACCCCGAAGACAACCACCACCTTCTACACCAAATCTACCAACTTGGGACTTAGCTTAAATGGAGAGAGTGAGAGTCCTgcgaggttcaagaccaccaccgtcagggccttcgtgaggagggccttaacgcactgttcagcgtggcaggacacccacgcagaactggaccgagcctcacaaatgatgattaacaacggttactccaacaagctgatcaacagggagatAAGAACAGCTttaaacaaatggtacatggaggacggagagaataaagagaatcccccctccgaggatatatgtattttctacaagtccttcatgcaccacggatacaaagaagaggagagatgcctcAAGAAGATTTtggaagagaacgtcacccccgtggaggaagggaagagggtctctcttataatctattaa